A genomic region of Mus musculus strain C57BL/6J chromosome 7, GRCm38.p6 C57BL/6J contains the following coding sequences:
- the Olfr502 gene encoding olfactory receptor 502, with protein MAFLEDGNHTAVTGFILLGLTDDPVLRVVLFVIILCIYLVTVSGNLSTILLIRVSSQLHHPMYFFLSHLASADIGYSSSVTPNMLVNFLVERNTISYLGCGIQLGSAVFFGTVECFLLAAMAYDRFIAICSPLLYSNKMSTQVCVQLLVGSYIGGFLNASSFTLSFFSLVFCGPNRVNHFFCDFAPLVKLSCSDVSVPAVVPSFTAGSIIIVTIFVIAVSYIYILITILKMRSTEGRQKAFSTCTSHLTAVTLFYGTITFIYVMPKSSYSTDQNKVVSVFYMVVVPMLNPLIYSLRNKEIKGALKRQLAKNTFS; from the coding sequence ATGGCTTTCCTGGAGGATGGGAACCACACTGCAGTGACAGGATTCATTTTATTGGGATTAACAGATGACCCAGTCCTTAGAGTTGTCCTCTTTGTCATCATCTTGTGCATCTATCTGGTGACTGTGTCTGGGAACCTCAGCACCATCCTTCTCATCAGAGTTTCTTCCCAGCTCCATCACCCCATGTACTTTTTTCTCAGCCACTTGGCTTCTGCTGACATAGGCTATTCATCTTCTGTCACACCCAATATGCTTGTCAACTTCCTGGTGGAGAGAAACACCATCTCCTATCTAGGATGTGGCATCCAGCTTGGTTCAGCTGTTTTCTTTGGGACAGTTGAATGTTTCCTTCTGGCTGCCATGGCTTATGACCGATTTATAGCAATTTGTAGCCCACTGCTTTATTCAAACAAAATGTCCACACAGGTTTGTGTCCAGCTGCTTGTAGGATCTTATATAGGGGGTTTTCTTAATGCCTCCTCCTTCacactttccttcttttctcttgtgttttgtGGACCAAACAGAGTCAATCACTTTTTCTGCGATTTTGCCCCATTAGTAAAACTATCTTGTTCTGATGTCAGTGTCCCTGCAGTTGTTCCCTCATTCACAGCTGGCTCCATCATCATTGTGACCATATTTGTAATAGCTGTCTCCTACATCTACATCCTTATCACCATCCTGAAGATGCGCTCCACTGAGGGCCGACAGAAGGCTTTCTCTACCTgcacctcccacctcactgcaGTCACTCTTTTCTATGGGACCATCACATTCATTTATGTGATGCCCAAGTCCAGCTACTCCACAGACCAGAACAAGGTGGTATCTGTGTTCTACATGGTGGTGGTCCCCATGTTGAACCCCCTCATCTACAGCCtcagaaataaagagattaaGGGTGCTCTGAAAAGACAGTTggctaaaaatacattttcttag